From Roseibium alexandrii DFL-11, the proteins below share one genomic window:
- a CDS encoding LLM class flavin-dependent oxidoreductase: MHKFSLLDLSPIPEGKTAADALNNSVVLAQLAENNGFHRFWLAEHHNMPGIASAATAVVIGHVAGATCTIRVGAGGIMLPNHAPLVVAEQFGTLATLYPGRIDLGLGRAPGTDMATARALRRHMAPDDTFPQDVQELLAYFADEAESGRVRAIPGAGTHVPVWILGSSLYGAQLAAHYGLPYAFASHFAPDMLEEALTIYRAQFQPSRYLDQPYAVMAAGVCAAASDEEAQYLRSSQYLAFARLRTGWPGKLPYPVEDLSPEIPAPVLAQVKHALSCSATGSPDTVHVQIQNLLDRYKPDELMVTGMIHDHKARLRSFEIAGAALRDLQVKPQAA; this comes from the coding sequence GATGCGCTAAACAACTCGGTAGTGCTTGCCCAATTGGCTGAGAACAATGGTTTTCACCGGTTTTGGCTTGCAGAGCACCATAATATGCCCGGGATCGCCAGTGCGGCGACCGCTGTTGTGATCGGACATGTCGCTGGGGCGACCTGCACCATCCGGGTTGGTGCCGGTGGGATCATGCTGCCCAATCATGCTCCGCTTGTCGTCGCAGAACAGTTCGGCACGCTGGCAACGCTTTATCCGGGCCGGATAGATCTGGGCTTGGGAAGGGCGCCTGGAACAGATATGGCAACGGCGCGCGCTTTGCGGCGGCATATGGCTCCGGACGACACCTTTCCCCAAGACGTTCAAGAGTTGCTCGCCTATTTCGCAGACGAGGCAGAAAGCGGACGTGTCCGCGCAATTCCGGGTGCGGGCACACATGTTCCGGTCTGGATCCTTGGCTCTAGCCTTTATGGGGCTCAGCTGGCAGCGCACTATGGTTTGCCTTATGCGTTTGCTTCGCACTTCGCGCCAGACATGCTGGAAGAGGCGCTTACCATCTACCGGGCGCAGTTCCAGCCGTCGCGATATCTGGATCAGCCTTATGCCGTGATGGCCGCTGGTGTCTGTGCGGCGGCGAGCGATGAAGAGGCACAGTACCTGCGGTCCTCGCAATATCTTGCGTTTGCGCGCCTTAGGACCGGGTGGCCAGGCAAATTACCGTATCCGGTAGAGGATTTGTCTCCAGAAATTCCGGCGCCGGTTCTTGCGCAGGTGAAACATGCGCTCTCCTGTTCTGCCACGGGGTCTCCGGATACAGTCCATGTTCAGATTCAGAATCTGCTGGATCGTTATAAGCCAGATGAATTGATGGTCACCGGCATGATTCATGATCACAAGGCGCGTCTCCGGTCTTTTGAAATCGCAGGTGCTGCCTTGCGGGATTTACAAGTTAAACCGCAGGCCGCTTAG
- a CDS encoding RNA polymerase sigma factor, translating into MTGQNAQVLRWNGPAQSLWMSWIDDGQVLRRRALRLTRGDREAAEDLLSATLIKAVSHVERHHTAIREPRAFLLFAMKNEYISRLRKETSERQVRDFGADIYQDHKADLADRQPDQENTLRHQDALRAVLAAVDALTPEFKRIFRLRFCEECTYKEIAVTMAISEPLARKRVQHLRQHLREAVGEDNAPGKQTRPVSQAMQ; encoded by the coding sequence ATGACAGGCCAGAACGCACAGGTGTTGAGGTGGAATGGTCCAGCGCAAAGCCTTTGGATGAGCTGGATTGACGATGGGCAGGTGCTGCGCCGCAGAGCTCTTCGCCTGACCCGCGGTGATCGGGAGGCGGCTGAGGATTTGTTGTCGGCGACTTTGATTAAGGCGGTTAGCCACGTTGAGCGGCACCATACGGCTATTCGTGAACCGCGGGCTTTCCTGCTGTTTGCGATGAAGAACGAATATATCAGCCGTTTGCGTAAGGAGACGTCGGAACGCCAGGTTCGTGATTTCGGAGCTGACATCTATCAGGATCACAAAGCTGATCTTGCAGACAGGCAGCCGGATCAGGAGAACACATTGCGGCATCAGGATGCATTGCGGGCTGTTCTGGCGGCAGTTGATGCCTTGACACCAGAATTCAAACGCATTTTCCGGCTGAGGTTCTGCGAAGAGTGCACCTACAAGGAAATTGCCGTGACCATGGCCATTTCGGAACCGCTTGCCCGCAAGCGTGTCCAGCACCTTCGTCAGCATTTGCGCGAGGCCGTTGGGGAAGACAATGCGCCTGGCAAACAAACCCGCCCAGTGTCACAGGCGATGCAATGA
- a CDS encoding RebB family R body protein, with amino-acid sequence MADLVNAQITDAVTQTNVKVVAEAPAQAIASLYQVASHASGLSIQNAVHSQQAMNQITTAVVSKACQLIMDIGETG; translated from the coding sequence ATGGCTGACCTCGTCAATGCACAAATCACGGATGCGGTGACACAAACCAACGTCAAAGTTGTTGCCGAGGCCCCGGCCCAGGCCATAGCCAGCCTTTATCAGGTGGCAAGCCACGCGTCCGGTTTGTCTATTCAAAACGCGGTCCACAGTCAGCAGGCCATGAACCAGATCACCACCGCGGTGGTTTCCAAGGCGTGCCAGCTGATCATGGATATCGGCGAAACCGGCTAA
- a CDS encoding RebB family R body protein → MADPVTVNPMVTDAVTQSNVKVVGEAPAMAISTLYQSMAHSTGILFENAVAAQQQQNILAQAAANQGVMQIYSMDTMAGAGATEKVGQTGVADNLTGLMTVLQAFSGGR, encoded by the coding sequence ATGGCAGATCCCGTAACAGTGAACCCGATGGTCACGGACGCCGTGACCCAATCCAACGTCAAGGTGGTTGGTGAAGCCCCGGCCATGGCCATCAGCACTTTGTACCAGTCGATGGCACACTCAACCGGCATTTTGTTTGAAAATGCGGTGGCCGCACAACAGCAGCAAAACATTCTTGCGCAGGCTGCAGCGAACCAGGGTGTCATGCAGATCTACAGCATGGACACCATGGCTGGTGCGGGCGCGACCGAGAAGGTTGGCCAGACCGGTGTTGCCGACAATCTCACCGGTCTTATGACGGTCCTTCAGGCTTTCAGCGGCGGCCGGTAA
- a CDS encoding RebB family R body protein: protein MPSKSQAQPEQPADMPLNTLESDMETLSKIGEAANLNDLVLGLSPAVAVASLYVSNANSLSILYENAVATQQQQTQLAQSALKAGIAQLHKVTESSSAATAAAENPDQDLLDLLKAVKNAVQ, encoded by the coding sequence ATGCCAAGCAAATCTCAAGCGCAGCCGGAGCAACCGGCTGATATGCCTTTAAATACCCTTGAATCTGACATGGAGACCCTGTCCAAGATCGGCGAGGCGGCAAATCTCAATGATCTCGTTCTCGGGCTGTCTCCCGCTGTTGCGGTGGCCAGCCTGTATGTTTCCAACGCGAACTCGCTTAGCATTTTGTATGAAAATGCGGTGGCGACGCAGCAACAGCAGACCCAACTGGCCCAAAGCGCATTGAAAGCCGGGATCGCGCAGCTGCACAAGGTCACCGAAAGCAGCAGCGCTGCAACCGCGGCCGCTGAAAACCCGGATCAGGATCTGCTGGATCTTTTGAAGGCCGTCAAGAACGCGGTTCAATAA
- the trhO gene encoding oxygen-dependent tRNA uridine(34) hydroxylase TrhO codes for MNDFLVSALYYFTPLDDFEEMRDPLKTFCVSQDVRGSLLLASEGINGTICGPEAGVRAVLEYLRSDPRLAELTHKESWTHRHVFKRMKVRLKQEIVRLAVDNIDPNEVVGEYVKPEDWNALISEPGVIVIDTRNDYEYAFGTFEGAVNPETQSFREFPEWVHDQENLKTKPKVAMFCTGGIRCEKATAWMLKNGFKDVYHLEGGILNYLEKVPEDKSLWNGECFVFDDRVSVDHKLEPRWGEWVPDEARHIINEDTDYEKGPVQQDLSKTG; via the coding sequence ATGAACGACTTTCTTGTCTCAGCCCTCTATTATTTCACGCCGCTCGATGATTTCGAGGAGATGCGGGACCCGCTCAAAACGTTCTGCGTCTCTCAAGATGTGCGCGGCAGTCTTCTGCTCGCGTCCGAAGGCATCAACGGCACCATTTGCGGTCCTGAAGCCGGTGTACGCGCTGTCCTTGAATATTTACGCTCCGATCCGCGTCTCGCTGAGCTCACGCACAAAGAGTCCTGGACACACCGCCATGTTTTTAAACGTATGAAAGTGCGTTTGAAGCAGGAAATCGTCCGGCTTGCGGTCGACAACATTGACCCGAATGAAGTCGTGGGCGAGTACGTCAAGCCCGAAGACTGGAATGCGCTGATTTCAGAGCCGGGGGTGATCGTAATCGATACGCGGAACGACTACGAGTATGCATTCGGAACGTTCGAAGGGGCGGTAAATCCGGAAACCCAGTCTTTCCGGGAATTTCCGGAGTGGGTGCACGATCAGGAAAATCTGAAAACCAAGCCAAAGGTTGCCATGTTCTGCACCGGTGGGATCCGCTGCGAGAAAGCAACGGCCTGGATGCTCAAAAACGGCTTTAAGGACGTCTACCACCTGGAAGGCGGCATTTTGAACTATCTGGAGAAAGTTCCGGAAGACAAAAGTCTCTGGAACGGCGAGTGCTTTGTGTTCGACGACCGTGTTTCGGTCGACCACAAACTGGAGCCACGGTGGGGTGAATGGGTGCCGGACGAGGCACGGCATATCATCAACGAAGACACCGATTATGAGAAAGGACCTGTGCAACAGGATCTTTCGAAGACCGGCTGA
- a CDS encoding SMP-30/gluconolactonase/LRE family protein, which yields MSHTITRFLDTTYQLAECPTWDERTNRLLWADIQGRSVQSMDWDTRAITTWQFDNEVGSFGLCDDGRLITSVWDKVVLFDPQTGTQEVLAEVEADKPQTRLNDGKVGPDGAFWVGTMDTSSPREPIAGLYRVDSSGEVAEIRDELQCSNGLAWTPDGDYMYHSDTSPGWIECYAFDAATGSLGAKMLFAQQTNATGRPDGATVDANGNYWSGGVSSGVVNCFAPNGELLEAIKMPVQRPTMPCFCGPNLDHLIVTSIKQPSDPTSVEPDTLSGGLFLIEGHGQTGLKTYRFKTAQ from the coding sequence GTGTCCCACACGATTACCCGTTTTCTTGATACGACTTACCAACTTGCTGAATGCCCAACCTGGGACGAGCGCACCAACAGACTGCTTTGGGCCGATATTCAAGGGCGCAGCGTTCAATCGATGGATTGGGACACACGCGCCATCACCACATGGCAATTCGACAACGAAGTCGGGTCCTTCGGCCTGTGCGATGATGGGCGGCTGATTACCAGTGTCTGGGATAAGGTGGTTCTGTTCGATCCTCAAACCGGAACACAGGAGGTTCTGGCCGAAGTCGAAGCCGACAAACCTCAGACCCGATTGAACGACGGAAAGGTTGGCCCGGACGGCGCCTTTTGGGTGGGCACGATGGACACAAGCTCCCCACGGGAACCGATCGCCGGTCTTTATCGGGTCGACAGCAGTGGTGAGGTTGCGGAAATCCGGGACGAACTGCAGTGCTCGAACGGCCTCGCCTGGACGCCGGACGGCGACTACATGTACCACTCCGACACGTCACCGGGATGGATCGAGTGCTATGCCTTTGATGCGGCGACCGGCTCATTGGGTGCGAAAATGCTGTTCGCGCAGCAAACCAACGCCACAGGGCGGCCGGATGGCGCAACGGTCGATGCCAACGGCAATTACTGGAGTGGCGGGGTTTCGTCCGGCGTGGTCAATTGTTTCGCGCCGAACGGCGAATTGCTAGAGGCGATCAAGATGCCCGTACAACGGCCGACCATGCCATGCTTTTGCGGGCCAAACCTTGATCATCTGATCGTCACCAGCATCAAGCAGCCGTCCGATCCGACCTCCGTCGAACCGGATACACTGTCCGGCGGATTGTTCCTCATCGAAGGCCACGGTCAGACCGGCTTGAAGACCTATCGCTTCAAAACCGCTCAATAG
- a CDS encoding Lrp/AsnC family transcriptional regulator, whose protein sequence is MNQSNYVQRKIMILDRLDRKILNVLQRDGRIANADLAEKIGLSPSACLRRMRALEEAGVIDSYVALLDQRKLGRRMDVFVEISLTGQSKETLESFERAVARSEEIMECFLMAGDADYILRLTAADPIDFERIHRDHLSQLPGVLRMKSSFAIRPIVKRTALPLSETADAADR, encoded by the coding sequence ATGAACCAATCGAATTATGTGCAGCGCAAAATCATGATCCTCGACAGACTTGACCGCAAGATACTCAATGTCCTGCAACGCGATGGACGGATCGCAAATGCGGACCTTGCCGAGAAAATCGGCTTGTCGCCCTCTGCCTGCCTGCGGCGCATGCGAGCGCTTGAAGAGGCAGGGGTCATCGACAGCTATGTCGCTCTGCTCGACCAGCGAAAACTCGGCAGGCGGATGGATGTCTTTGTCGAAATCTCACTGACCGGTCAATCGAAGGAAACACTGGAGAGTTTTGAAAGGGCCGTCGCCCGGTCCGAAGAAATCATGGAGTGTTTCTTGATGGCAGGCGATGCTGACTACATCCTGCGCCTGACCGCAGCTGACCCGATTGATTTTGAGCGCATTCACAGGGATCACCTGTCGCAACTACCGGGCGTATTGCGGATGAAATCGTCCTTTGCCATCCGCCCGATCGTCAAACGCACCGCCTTGCCCTTGTCCGAAACAGCGGACGCAGCAGACCGATAG
- the ald gene encoding alanine dehydrogenase → MRIGVPKEIKNNEFRVGLTPDSVHEITAHGHEVFVETNAGAGIGASDANYEVSGAKILATAQEIFDAAEMIIKVKEPQAVERAMLRPHHILFTYLHLAPDEAQTADLVKSGATCIAYETVVDSQGGLPLLVPMSQVAGRLSVTAGAKCLEKINGGSGVLVGGVPGVEPAKVVVIGGGVVGSHAITMALGLGADVTVLDRNTQVLSNLSQTFGSALKTVYSTKAALEKQVLAADIVVGAVLVAGAAAPKLVTAEMISKMKPGSVVVDVAIDQGGCFETSKATTHSEPTYIVDEVVHYCVANMPGAVPRTSTYALNNATLPFALALADKGAKKALLDDANFLPGLNVHQGKVTCEAVATALGYDYVDPESALNSMAASRAA, encoded by the coding sequence ATGCGGATTGGCGTACCTAAGGAAATCAAAAACAACGAATTCCGGGTCGGTCTGACACCGGACAGCGTTCATGAGATCACAGCTCATGGCCATGAGGTTTTTGTAGAAACGAACGCTGGTGCAGGGATCGGCGCCAGCGATGCCAACTATGAAGTCAGTGGCGCCAAAATCCTCGCAACCGCTCAGGAAATTTTCGACGCTGCCGAAATGATCATCAAGGTGAAAGAGCCGCAGGCTGTTGAGCGCGCCATGTTGCGCCCGCACCATATCCTCTTTACCTATCTGCATCTCGCGCCCGATGAAGCTCAGACGGCTGATCTGGTGAAGTCCGGGGCAACCTGCATTGCCTATGAAACTGTTGTGGATTCGCAAGGCGGTCTGCCGCTACTCGTCCCGATGTCTCAGGTTGCCGGCCGCTTGTCTGTCACTGCCGGTGCGAAATGCCTGGAGAAGATCAACGGCGGTTCCGGTGTTCTCGTTGGCGGTGTTCCGGGAGTTGAACCTGCCAAGGTCGTAGTCATTGGCGGCGGCGTTGTCGGTTCGCATGCCATCACCATGGCGCTGGGCCTTGGGGCCGATGTGACGGTTCTGGACCGCAATACGCAGGTTCTGTCCAACCTGTCGCAGACCTTCGGTTCTGCGCTCAAAACCGTCTACTCAACCAAAGCTGCGCTTGAGAAACAGGTTCTTGCGGCTGACATCGTCGTTGGCGCCGTTCTGGTCGCCGGTGCTGCTGCGCCGAAGCTGGTAACTGCTGAGATGATCAGCAAGATGAAGCCAGGCTCTGTCGTTGTCGATGTTGCGATCGACCAAGGCGGCTGCTTTGAAACATCCAAGGCGACCACGCATTCAGAGCCGACCTACATCGTTGATGAGGTTGTTCACTACTGCGTTGCCAACATGCCGGGCGCTGTCCCGCGGACTTCGACTTATGCGCTGAACAATGCGACGCTGCCGTTCGCCTTGGCGCTCGCAGACAAGGGCGCAAAGAAGGCGTTGCTTGACGATGCAAACTTCCTTCCGGGCTTGAACGTTCATCAGGGCAAAGTCACCTGCGAAGCTGTGGCGACCGCACTTGGATACGACTATGTCGATCCAGAAAGCGCTTTGAATTCGATGGCTGCAAGCCGAGCCGCTTAA
- a CDS encoding membrane lipoprotein lipid attachment site-containing protein produces MKKLVLLAGITLALAGCQSDSSRDRALVGGGLGAATGAAIGAAATGDVGGALVGAAIGGAGGAIVGGATTPKNCVAYDRYGNPYRVACP; encoded by the coding sequence ATGAAAAAGCTTGTATTGCTCGCAGGCATCACCCTTGCCTTGGCCGGGTGCCAATCTGACAGTTCGCGCGATCGCGCGCTCGTCGGCGGTGGTCTTGGCGCAGCGACCGGCGCCGCAATTGGCGCAGCAGCCACGGGCGATGTCGGCGGCGCACTTGTTGGCGCAGCAATCGGCGGCGCAGGCGGCGCGATTGTTGGCGGCGCAACAACACCGAAAAATTGCGTAGCGTATGACCGTTACGGCAATCCATACCGGGTAGCTTGCCCGTAA
- the pgi gene encoding glucose-6-phosphate isomerase: MTVEATFTMLAQQAETLSGTSLRNMFQEDPDRFAKFSARCDDLLLDYSKIKLDAKILELLLQVAREAEVDAKRTAMFSAGKINTTEHRAVLHTALRNQSTDPVLVDGEDVMPDIRAVLDAMADFSEAVRSGELTSSAGTAFTDVVNIGIGGSDLGPAMTTLALAPYHDGPELHYVSNVDGAHIADTLEKLDPASTLIIVASKTFTTVETMTNAQTARKWIADALGEEAVGAHFAAVSTALDKVGAFGIDATRIFGFWDWVGGRYSIWSAIGLPLMIAIGPDAFNEFLEGAYAMDVHFQDAPMEENLPVLMALIGIWHRNVLGYGARAVLPYDQRLARLPAYLQQLDMESNGKRVKLNGTLVDSNTGPLVWGEPGTNGQHAFYQLLHQGTTVIPCEFLIAARGHEDDLTHQHELLISNCLAQSEALMLGRTLDEAASQLSTAGFDEDEVALLAPHKVFPGDRPSLTLAYDELTPFALGRLIALYEHRVFVEGVIWGINSFDQWGVELGKELATALLPMVKGEAEPATKDASTRGLLTALQSASANA, translated from the coding sequence ATGACGGTCGAAGCGACCTTCACCATGCTCGCTCAGCAAGCGGAAACCCTGTCCGGCACATCGCTTCGAAACATGTTTCAGGAAGACCCTGACCGGTTTGCGAAGTTTTCCGCCCGTTGTGACGATCTTCTGCTCGATTATTCAAAGATCAAACTGGATGCCAAGATCCTGGAGCTGTTGCTGCAGGTCGCGCGCGAAGCGGAAGTCGATGCGAAACGCACAGCGATGTTTTCAGCCGGCAAGATTAACACCACCGAACACCGCGCTGTCCTTCACACGGCCCTTCGCAACCAGTCTACAGACCCGGTTCTGGTCGATGGCGAGGATGTGATGCCAGACATTCGCGCGGTCCTTGATGCAATGGCTGATTTCTCGGAGGCTGTAAGATCCGGGGAACTAACATCTTCCGCCGGAACCGCTTTCACCGATGTCGTCAACATTGGCATTGGCGGCTCGGATCTTGGTCCTGCAATGACCACTTTGGCGCTCGCACCTTATCATGATGGGCCAGAACTCCATTACGTTTCCAATGTGGACGGTGCGCACATTGCCGACACGCTGGAAAAACTGGATCCGGCCTCGACCCTGATCATCGTAGCCTCCAAGACCTTCACCACAGTTGAAACGATGACCAACGCGCAGACGGCGCGCAAATGGATCGCAGATGCTCTGGGGGAAGAAGCTGTCGGCGCGCATTTCGCTGCCGTTTCAACGGCTCTAGACAAGGTTGGGGCATTCGGAATCGACGCAACGCGCATTTTTGGCTTCTGGGATTGGGTGGGCGGCCGGTATTCTATCTGGTCGGCCATTGGTCTGCCGTTGATGATTGCAATCGGGCCGGACGCCTTCAACGAGTTTCTGGAAGGCGCATATGCGATGGATGTGCATTTCCAGGATGCGCCGATGGAAGAGAACCTTCCTGTTTTGATGGCCCTGATCGGGATTTGGCACCGCAACGTTTTGGGCTATGGCGCGCGCGCTGTTCTGCCATACGATCAGCGCCTCGCCCGGCTTCCTGCCTATCTGCAGCAGCTTGACATGGAGTCCAACGGCAAGCGGGTCAAATTGAACGGCACATTGGTCGACAGCAACACCGGCCCGCTCGTGTGGGGGGAACCCGGCACCAACGGTCAGCACGCCTTCTATCAACTTCTTCATCAGGGCACGACCGTCATTCCTTGCGAGTTCCTGATTGCAGCTCGGGGTCATGAAGACGACTTGACGCATCAGCACGAACTTTTGATATCCAATTGCCTGGCCCAGTCCGAGGCATTGATGCTTGGCCGGACACTTGATGAAGCCGCTTCTCAACTCTCAACTGCAGGCTTTGACGAAGATGAAGTCGCCCTCCTGGCGCCGCACAAGGTTTTTCCGGGCGACCGGCCGTCACTGACACTCGCCTATGACGAACTGACGCCGTTTGCACTCGGCCGGTTGATTGCCCTTTATGAGCACCGTGTATTTGTCGAGGGCGTAATCTGGGGCATAAACTCCTTCGATCAGTGGGGCGTAGAATTGGGCAAGGAGTTGGCAACGGCTTTGTTGCCGATGGTCAAAGGCGAAGCTGAACCTGCAACAAAAGACGCCTCGACTAGAGGGCTTCTGACTGCCCTGCAGTCGGCGAGCGCAAACGCCTAA
- a CDS encoding delta-class carbonic anhydrase gives MTAYFKASIAALALLTVPVAANAENLCQGYGPQTPRDISNTAGSNTTTVAFAPEAATLNLCNLHTHTNAEHKGPGFSVFVDDSDHGGFRCNETDTLTEAELAAPESDAFHGVKPGDTIEVHWVFSSCNVSPGKGLGSCLSDSCVNPQLRVEAQTFLVVNDSNALNFMDFAYQDNIVDGLHQPKALPTGTGSPVTFIGSTTGPSYSQAKCSPFQVTWSVRPQCAKVDINSLNAWADAGNIFQEDHSHGVRQLVTAEELLAPIN, from the coding sequence ATGACAGCTTATTTTAAGGCTTCGATCGCAGCCCTGGCTCTCCTAACAGTTCCAGTCGCGGCGAATGCAGAGAACCTTTGTCAGGGATATGGCCCGCAAACACCGCGCGATATCTCAAACACGGCCGGCTCAAATACCACCACGGTCGCTTTTGCGCCTGAAGCAGCAACACTTAACCTGTGTAATTTGCATACCCATACGAATGCTGAGCACAAAGGACCGGGTTTTTCAGTTTTTGTCGACGACAGCGACCATGGCGGATTTCGCTGCAACGAAACTGACACGTTGACCGAAGCCGAGCTTGCTGCACCAGAATCCGATGCCTTCCATGGTGTTAAGCCAGGCGACACAATTGAAGTTCACTGGGTCTTTTCATCTTGCAACGTGTCACCGGGAAAAGGTCTGGGCTCCTGTCTAAGTGACTCTTGTGTAAATCCGCAATTGCGTGTCGAGGCCCAAACATTTCTGGTCGTCAATGATTCAAACGCTCTGAATTTCATGGACTTCGCCTACCAAGACAATATTGTCGACGGCCTTCATCAGCCAAAAGCGCTGCCCACTGGAACAGGGTCTCCTGTCACCTTTATTGGTTCAACGACTGGACCCAGCTACAGCCAAGCAAAATGCTCGCCGTTCCAGGTAACTTGGAGTGTCCGGCCACAATGCGCCAAAGTCGATATCAATTCCCTGAACGCCTGGGCGGACGCCGGAAACATCTTCCAAGAGGATCACTCTCACGGTGTCCGCCAATTGGTGACCGCTGAAGAACTGCTCGCGCCGATCAACTGA
- a CDS encoding PilZ domain-containing protein yields MNALAHLQDKPEAEEEVLVVDFDNLSVISGVVSNVGEWGCRLTSPDIQELSKNIGIRPKDSDKLVKCQITSRKDSDAAVLFVKSTESFSDKRREKRNNVSIPVKISDFEGITEISGTIVDAGNNGCRVMAKSLPALPEEVLLTMKKFGKPVVAEFAWRNDTSGGLRLLWDRKVDGSEDEAPESEAASA; encoded by the coding sequence ATGAATGCACTTGCGCACTTGCAGGATAAACCCGAGGCCGAAGAAGAGGTTCTCGTTGTAGATTTTGACAATCTGTCAGTGATCAGTGGTGTTGTTTCTAATGTCGGGGAATGGGGATGCCGCCTGACTTCTCCCGATATTCAGGAGCTGAGCAAGAATATCGGTATTCGACCGAAAGACTCCGACAAGCTCGTCAAATGTCAGATCACGTCCCGCAAGGACTCTGATGCGGCCGTCCTGTTTGTGAAATCGACTGAAAGTTTCTCCGATAAACGTCGGGAGAAACGGAACAACGTCAGCATTCCGGTGAAGATTTCCGACTTTGAGGGGATCACCGAGATTTCCGGCACGATCGTGGACGCCGGTAACAACGGTTGCCGCGTTATGGCGAAAAGCCTGCCGGCTTTGCCGGAAGAGGTGCTGTTGACCATGAAAAAATTCGGCAAGCCTGTCGTTGCCGAATTTGCCTGGCGGAATGATACGTCCGGTGGACTGCGCCTTCTTTGGGACCGCAAAGTCGATGGAAGCGAGGATGAAGCGCCGGAATCAGAGGCCGCCTCAGCCTAA
- the eda gene encoding bifunctional 4-hydroxy-2-oxoglutarate aldolase/2-dehydro-3-deoxy-phosphogluconate aldolase produces MGQDISKIEAVMTAAPVIPVLVVEDPKKAVPMAEALVRGGLPAIEITLRTPHALEAIAAVNENVEGAIVGAGTVLTPQQYDAVVSAGARFVVSPGATDTLLDAADEHGVPLLPGAATASEVMKLLERGYERLKFFPAEQAGGSPYLKSLSSPLATAKFCPTGGVSLEKAPDYLKLPNVLCVGGSWIADAKAIASEDWGGIEERARAASQLGK; encoded by the coding sequence ATGGGACAAGACATTTCAAAAATCGAAGCGGTCATGACAGCGGCACCGGTGATACCGGTACTGGTGGTCGAAGACCCGAAAAAAGCTGTCCCGATGGCGGAGGCTCTGGTTCGCGGCGGATTGCCGGCTATCGAAATCACGCTCCGTACACCGCATGCCCTGGAAGCAATTGCTGCTGTCAATGAGAACGTGGAAGGCGCGATCGTAGGGGCTGGAACTGTCCTGACGCCTCAGCAGTATGACGCCGTTGTTTCCGCTGGCGCGCGGTTTGTTGTTTCGCCCGGTGCAACGGATACGCTCCTGGACGCGGCTGATGAACACGGCGTGCCGCTGTTGCCGGGAGCGGCAACTGCTTCGGAGGTTATGAAGCTTCTTGAACGCGGTTATGAACGGCTGAAGTTCTTTCCAGCGGAACAAGCAGGCGGTTCGCCTTACCTGAAGTCTCTTTCCTCGCCCTTGGCTACCGCAAAATTCTGCCCAACCGGTGGGGTCAGCCTCGAAAAAGCGCCTGACTATCTGAAACTGCCAAATGTTTTGTGCGTGGGTGGTTCGTGGATTGCGGATGCAAAGGCAATCGCTTCAGAAGACTGGGGTGGGATTGAGGAACGGGCGCGGGCGGCATCCCAACTCGGCAAGTAG